In Parachlamydiales bacterium, a single window of DNA contains:
- a CDS encoding thioesterase family protein, with the protein MYIAKNQVRMHDTDMAGILYFARLFRFAHDALEDFFESEKLDLRHMFDHEPFVFVIRHVEGDYLAQLHVGDVLEIHVVVGELGNSSFSLHYNIYRKKNELVGTVKTVHVCIDRNTRQKMALTEKLKGILIKHQRNTHV; encoded by the coding sequence ATGTATATCGCTAAAAATCAAGTGCGCATGCACGATACAGATATGGCCGGCATCCTTTACTTTGCACGTCTTTTCCGCTTTGCCCACGATGCATTGGAAGATTTTTTTGAAAGCGAGAAATTGGATCTGCGGCATATGTTCGACCACGAGCCTTTTGTCTTTGTCATCCGCCACGTCGAAGGCGACTACCTCGCGCAGTTACATGTTGGAGATGTGCTTGAAATCCATGTCGTCGTCGGAGAATTAGGTAATAGCTCCTTCAGTTTGCATTACAATATTTACCGCAAAAAAAATGAATTAGTGGGGACAGTAAAAACCGTGCACGTATGCATCGATAGGAATACACGCCAAAAAATGGCCCTGACCGAAAAATTGAAGGGA
- a CDS encoding thiamine pyrophosphate-dependent enzyme, protein MEIISYLDDSGTLKKGAPSIPKDVLLKAYEIMLQTRMVDDRMVTLQRQGTISFAMLSLGEEACAVGSAAALELADWLYPQYREAGIIFWRGFTIREYVDHMFCNCNDIILGRQMPNHFGSRKLNVVTVSSPIGTKIPHAAGCAYAMKVQKEKSVAVCYFGEGASSEGDFHAGINFAAVRKAPAIFFCRNNGYAISTPASAQFASDGIVPKAIGYGIEGVRVDGNDFFAVYDVVQKARQHCLDVGPVLIEAMTYRMGAHSTSDDPSKYRTEEEVEKWRIKDPIARLGKYLEKKKLWSKAKDEELKKKIAHEIDQAIENSKGACSPPIHSLFEHVYFELTPTLEREQDSVVHRSESCQK, encoded by the coding sequence ATGGAAATTATTAGTTATCTCGACGACAGTGGGACTTTAAAGAAAGGGGCGCCTTCGATTCCGAAGGATGTTCTATTGAAAGCCTATGAGATCATGCTGCAAACGCGGATGGTCGACGACCGTATGGTGACTTTACAGCGCCAGGGAACGATCTCTTTTGCTATGCTTTCCCTTGGGGAAGAGGCATGCGCCGTAGGCAGCGCCGCTGCATTGGAACTTGCGGATTGGCTCTATCCCCAATATAGAGAAGCCGGCATTATTTTCTGGCGAGGATTCACCATTAGGGAATATGTGGACCACATGTTCTGCAATTGCAATGATATTATCCTAGGGCGCCAAATGCCAAACCACTTCGGTTCACGCAAACTCAATGTGGTGACAGTCTCCTCCCCTATCGGCACAAAGATCCCGCATGCTGCGGGCTGCGCTTACGCCATGAAAGTGCAGAAAGAAAAATCCGTAGCAGTATGTTATTTTGGCGAGGGAGCTTCCTCTGAAGGAGATTTCCATGCCGGGATCAATTTCGCTGCCGTGCGCAAAGCTCCTGCAATCTTCTTTTGCCGCAACAATGGCTATGCTATCTCCACGCCGGCTTCGGCACAATTTGCCAGCGACGGCATCGTCCCAAAAGCCATCGGCTATGGCATTGAAGGAGTTAGAGTGGATGGAAACGATTTTTTTGCCGTTTACGATGTAGTACAAAAAGCACGTCAGCACTGCCTGGATGTAGGGCCCGTGCTCATCGAAGCTATGACTTACCGTATGGGCGCGCATTCTACGTCGGACGACCCCTCAAAGTATCGTACTGAGGAGGAAGTGGAAAAATGGCGCATCAAAGACCCTATTGCACGGCTAGGGAAATATTTGGAGAAAAAGAAGTTATGGTCAAAAGCTAAGGATGAAGAGCTAAAGAAGAAAATCGCCCACGAAATAGACCAAGCTATCGAAAATTCCAAAGGAGCCTGCAGCCCGCCTATCCATAGTTTATTTGAGCATGTTTATTTTGAGCTGACCCCGACATTGGAACGTGAACAAGACAGCGTCGTTCATAGGAGCGAATCATGCCAGAAATGA
- a CDS encoding alpha-ketoacid dehydrogenase subunit beta, with amino-acid sequence MPEMNIIQALNHTLMQEFEKDSRLVTFGEDAGAFGGVFRVTTDLQKRFGPERVFDTPLCEQGIIGFGIGMAQKGLKPICEIQFADYIFPAYDQIVNELAKMRYRTGNQYTAPLVIRTPYGGGIHGGHYHSQSPEAQFLHTPGLLVVFVSSPYDAKGLLKTAIASNDPVLFFEPKRIYRAIKEEVPEESYSIPFGQAHVARTGNDITLLGWGAQHHQNMLAANQLEAENNIHVEVLNLRTLNPLDLDAIVRSVYKTGRCVIAHEAPFTMGFGAELIALIQQECFLRLHAPVARCCGYDTPFPNTLESLYLPDAPRVKETLLETMAY; translated from the coding sequence ATGCCAGAAATGAACATCATCCAAGCGCTGAACCATACGTTGATGCAGGAATTTGAAAAGGACAGCCGTTTAGTTACTTTTGGTGAGGACGCCGGGGCTTTTGGAGGTGTTTTCCGTGTTACAACAGATCTGCAAAAACGTTTCGGACCGGAACGTGTTTTTGATACACCCCTCTGCGAACAAGGGATTATTGGTTTTGGCATCGGCATGGCGCAGAAGGGTCTGAAGCCCATTTGCGAGATCCAATTTGCTGATTATATCTTCCCCGCATATGACCAGATAGTGAACGAATTGGCCAAGATGCGCTATAGAACCGGCAACCAATATACTGCTCCGTTAGTTATCCGCACTCCTTATGGCGGGGGCATTCATGGCGGCCATTACCATTCGCAATCGCCTGAAGCACAGTTTCTGCATACACCGGGATTATTGGTTGTATTTGTTTCTTCCCCCTACGACGCAAAAGGATTATTAAAAACCGCTATAGCCTCTAACGATCCTGTTTTATTTTTCGAGCCTAAGCGTATTTACCGGGCCATAAAAGAAGAAGTACCGGAAGAGTCTTACAGCATACCTTTCGGACAGGCACATGTTGCACGTACAGGCAACGACATTACCTTATTAGGGTGGGGTGCACAGCATCACCAAAATATGTTAGCTGCCAACCAGCTCGAAGCAGAAAATAATATTCATGTAGAGGTTTTGAACTTGCGTACCCTGAATCCCTTGGATCTCGATGCCATTGTACGTTCCGTCTATAAGACAGGACGTTGCGTCATAGCGCATGAGGCGCCATTTACTATGGGATTTGGCGCTGAGCTTATCGCATTGATACAGCAAGAATGTTTCCTGCGTTTACATGCCCCTGTGGCACGCTGCTGCGGTTATGATACACCCTTTCCCAACACATTAGAGTCCCTTTATCTGCCTGATGCACCCCGTGTTAAAGAAACCCTTTTAGAAACAATGGCGTATTGA
- a CDS encoding dihydrolipoamide acetyltransferase family protein: MSQIHTVQLPDIGEGVVEGEVIEWLKKEGAEVAKDEPVVVVMTDKATVELPAPVAGKIKQHYYKAGQIALVGKPLYSIEHGSGEEAIVAPAPAPEKRAPQPQKPVVSQADAVREHVHTAAGEKLALPSTRRLARELGVDINTLQGSGKEGRIEPQDLHAAIILDGEEETDRLEPIVGIRRLMLKKMAESKRTIPHFSYFERVDASRLIQLRLKVGEKALEEGIQLSFMPFFIRALSLTIKNYPKINASVDAEKTELILHNHHNVGIAVSSEQGLIVPVLKHVEAMDLTTLIHEYEKLKQNALANALSPQEMRGGTITVSNFGVLGGDGVWATPIINPPEVAILALAKIAPMPVAVNGQIVIKNMVNLSWSFDHRIIDGHLAALVSHHYAQLINNPGSLL; the protein is encoded by the coding sequence ATGTCACAAATCCATACCGTACAGTTGCCCGACATTGGGGAAGGCGTGGTTGAGGGTGAGGTTATCGAGTGGTTAAAAAAAGAAGGTGCAGAAGTAGCTAAAGATGAGCCTGTGGTTGTCGTGATGACAGATAAAGCCACGGTTGAACTTCCTGCGCCTGTAGCGGGAAAAATAAAGCAGCATTATTACAAGGCTGGCCAGATCGCCCTTGTAGGCAAGCCGTTGTATTCTATTGAACATGGAAGCGGAGAAGAAGCCATTGTTGCTCCTGCCCCTGCTCCTGAAAAAAGGGCGCCGCAACCTCAGAAGCCTGTTGTTTCGCAAGCGGATGCTGTCCGAGAACACGTACATACGGCAGCCGGAGAGAAGCTGGCACTGCCCAGCACCCGTCGTTTAGCCCGAGAGCTAGGGGTGGATATCAATACCCTTCAGGGATCCGGAAAAGAGGGGCGTATTGAACCGCAGGACTTACATGCTGCTATTATCCTTGATGGTGAAGAAGAGACGGATCGGCTTGAGCCTATCGTAGGGATTCGCCGCTTGATGTTAAAAAAAATGGCAGAATCAAAACGGACGATTCCCCACTTTTCTTATTTTGAAAGGGTGGACGCCAGCAGACTTATCCAGTTGCGTTTGAAGGTGGGTGAAAAAGCTTTAGAAGAAGGGATCCAGCTTAGTTTTATGCCTTTCTTTATCAGAGCGCTTTCGTTGACTATTAAGAATTACCCCAAAATCAATGCTTCGGTTGACGCCGAAAAAACAGAGCTTATCCTGCATAACCACCATAATGTGGGGATTGCTGTTTCATCGGAACAGGGCCTTATTGTGCCTGTATTAAAACATGTCGAGGCAATGGACCTTACGACATTGATTCATGAGTATGAGAAACTTAAACAGAATGCCTTAGCGAATGCCTTATCTCCGCAAGAAATGCGGGGCGGAACAATCACTGTTTCAAATTTTGGTGTTCTAGGTGGTGATGGTGTATGGGCTACGCCGATTATTAATCCACCGGAGGTAGCGATCCTTGCCCTTGCAAAGATCGCCCCGATGCCGGTAGCAGTCAATGGCCAGATTGTCATCAAAAACATGGTCAATCTATCGTGGAGTTTTGACCATCGCATTATCGATGGTCATTTAGCCGCTTTAGTCTCGCACCATTATGCGCAATTGATCAACAATCCCGGTTCATTACTTTAA